A region of the Haematobia irritans isolate KBUSLIRL chromosome 5, ASM5000362v1, whole genome shotgun sequence genome:
AATCGACTTACTATATTGCTCAAAATCGAAAAGAGCACTTTTTGACCAATAGTCCactttttgtaagaaaaaaagggaaattgattttttgtccGAAAAATCGATGGTGACTTTTCGTAATTTTGAATTTCGATTAATCAACTTTTTATGTTTGAGAAAATCGAGTAATCGAATTTTATGTTTGCCAAAATCGATCGAGTCATTTTTCAAGGCTTGAATTTTGATTAATCGACTAACTATATTGCTCAAAGTAGAAAAGTGCACTTTttgaccgatagtcaccatttttccGAAAACAATGCGAAatcgatttttttgtcaaaaactctATGGTGACTTTTCGCAACTGTGAACATTAAACTTTTTATGTTTGCCACAATCGTTTAATCGTTTTTCAAGGCCCATTcattgcgccttccgaagcatatttgtaggaacattttgcattaacttaaTAAACCATATTTTTTGAGCTTTAAAGGAATTCGCGAATGTGGAATGTTACATATattaaatggcgcccaacgtgaggCACAAACCCACGACCCTGAGATTACAAGTCTCATGCTCTACCGACTGAGCTAACAGTTTTTCAAGGCTTGAATTTTGGTTAACCCTCCGTCATACACATGTTTCGATAGTCACATTCGTAACACATGAGGCCTGGCCAGACCCACTatgtattttaatgtatttatatggaaaatatgctattttgttgatattattacattattactgTCGTATTTCCGTCCTGATTTTTTCACACATCGATAGGTAATAACATTTTAGGAGGGTACCTGAGGTTTCAAGTCTCTAGTTATATTATACatgtattttaattacaattagaaTCGAAAAAGATCTGGCCAGACTCATGTGTCTGTCCGAGGGTTAATCGActtcattttttgtaaaaaaaaaaaaccgaaattGATTTTTAGTCCGAAAAATGGAAGGTAACTTTGCgtaatttatattttgaatttatcgactttttggtatttggtaaaatcgagaaatcgaATTGGTTGCTTAAAATAGAAAAGTGCACCTTTTGATCGATAGTCCACCTTTTTCCAAAAACAAGGCGAAATCgattttttgtccaaaattctaTGGTGACTTTAGGTTAGGCAGCCCGATATActgtcaggctcacatagactattcagtccattgtgataccacattccaCATGGTGACTTTTGGCACTTGTGAACTTTGAACTTTTTATGTTTGACAAAATCCATTAAtcgttttttaatgaatttgatTAATCGACTTACTAGGTTGTTCCAAATCGAGGGGTCcatgttttgcaaaaaaaaaaaaaaaacgagattgTTTATTTTGTCCGAAAAGTCAAAGGTATCTTTTCGTAATTTTGATTTTCCCTTTATCGACTTTTTATGACTGCCAAAATCGAGTAATCGTTTTTCAAGGTTTGAATTTTGATTAATCGACTTCCCAAATTGCTCAAAAGTAAAAAACTGCACTTTTTAACCGAAAGGTCAAAATCAATTTGTTGTCCGCAAAATCGAAATAGACTATTCGTCATATTGAATTTCGATTCATCGTCATTTTATGACATTAATCgagttatcgacttttgaatatTTGCCGAAATCGATTACACAGGtgttacattttgagaaatgcATTTCTTTCCCCAGGAATTTCTTTAAAGGCCATATTAGCATTACTACAGAAGGCTaggattgcattttttttacactcaaagaaatttgttagtagacacAGATAAACCGCACTGCTAAAACCACAGTCTGCAGAAAAAGGTGAAGGCTcggtttgcttttaaagaataaGAGTCAAATATTGCCAGAAGGCTAGgcttacaattttttgtacactcaaagaaatttgttagtagacacaggagaaaaatctgctaaaacagcaaaaaatctgttgaaaaaaaaaaacagaaaagagTGTTTGATAAAATAGCGCTGTTCCCAAACCATGTTtagtttaccaaaaaaaaagaaatgtaatCTTAGGAGCTattgcaaagcaaaaaaatcgaattattaAGAATATAGCTAAAAACCTGAAATTTTCTCAAGCTAAGgcctaacagcaaacaaaaatattgatcGCATTTAAAAGCTTTTAAgaggattaggttaggttaggtggcaacccgatgtatcaggctcactaagaccattcagtccattgtgatacaatattggtgaacttctctcttatcattgagtgcagcccaattccatgttaagctcaatgacaagggacctcctttttatagccgagtccgagcggcgttccacattgcagtgaaaccacttagagaagcttagaaaccctcagaaatgtcactagcattactcaGGTGTTataccaccgctgaaaaactgtttgatgttcggtcgaagcaggaatcaaacccacgaccttgtgtatgtaaagCGGGCatcctaaccattgcaccacggtggctccctaaaggATTAAGAGGGTTAGAGGGAATACACAAATAATTTTGGatcttaaaaattattttagtaatAAAACTTGGAAATATTACGATTTGTTTCACTAGACAAAATTAATGTGTAGACACCGACTGttgtttttggcaaattttattcatCCAGTTTCTCTATTTCTTCcactaacaaatttttttaaatgtaaaggaACTGAAATAGCATGCTCGACATGATTCACTTCCTACATCTAGGAAAAATACAATATtcctttattgaaaaaaaaaaacagattaatTTTCTAAAGCCAAATAGGAAAAAAATCCAATATCTTAGTACCCAAGCATGCAATACCTAACAGCCCAAGTTCGCAATCTCAAACCGTAGGCAATGTGGCCAATCTTCGTAATGAATTTTGGTAATTAGAGAACATTAGAATCTTGAAAGTATCCCAACCATTGACAGATAAAGAACCCTATAATATCCTTAAAGCCAAAATATCCCCTTCCAGCCATAACACATAAGTACGCCACTCCACGAAATCAAGCATTTTACTTTGCATTACATTATTCTTTTATAACTTGCGCAAActctattatattttttgtctttgtttctaataatttaagttctttctgtattttgtgaattttatttgcattttatcaTTTGGAATCAACCAGCGTATTTTtagttaaatcaaattaaaatgaaaaaatgcaAGATGAGATATGCAAACAGTAAAACTACAAATGATCCGATGTACAATGTCTTTGTAGATCTGCGTCCTGCTTTCTCGGCATCTGAGGCAAAACTCCATACAAATCCCAATTGTGAAGAATTTCAAAAGCATAGCATTGATGCAAAACTTGCCAATGCATCAACCACGCCAGAAAATGATCCTGAAACGTTGCCATTGTTAAAGGGCAATGAtcaaacaacgacaacaacgaaTGTTGATAATAAGGGCCCTCTAGACGCCAAGCCATCCGTCATATCCCCTCCAAATACAAATCCCATACAGGATGCTGTTGAAGCTGTAGATATTACCTCGCCCACCTCAGCCAATGGCAAGACGACTGGGTGTGGTGGAAATTGTTTCAAAAGTGgtggaaaaaaatgtaaaaaacgtTGGATAAGTGGTGGTTCGGAAAAAAGTACTCCCCAAATGTCGCAAATATATTGTCCCTCATGTGATGACTATGCCAATGAAACTCCAGCTTGCTTAAATAAAATGCCAGATAAGAAATCCAAAATTAAGCCCAAGACTATATTGAGTGTGGAAAGTGAATTGGTAGTAACTAAGCGTGGCAGTTTAAAATTTACCGACCGAAAACCGGCCGCAACTAACATTGCTCGTTGTTCTTCACTTACAACTGCGGACCGTAAAGGGAAAAAGCCCGAGTTGGTATCCAGTTTCAAAAGGGAAAAACCAAAGACTAAAGAAAAAGAGAAGGAAAAGGAAAAAGATAAGGATCTGGCTAAGGACCGGTCGAAGGACAAGACCTCCAGAACTAGCAGTCTCCTGGCAAAAGTTTCACCTAAAAAATTAAGATCAAATCGTTCGTCTTCAGGTTCAATAACATCCACAAATGATAAGACAAAATCTAGCAATACGCAGACGACCAAGAAAAAGAAAGACCTTACGGACAATGGCAATAGTGGAGAAgtgcaaaaagtagaaaaacttAAAGAGGAACCGCCAATCGAATTATGTCAGGAATATGAAATTGCCGATGATGCTATTTCTCTGAATGGTGGTGATGTATCGCAAGTTTcagataatgggggtaaaatggTAATTTTAACTGAAACCGATTCTATGATTACGGTTCGAGGCAAAGAAGAATTGCCTGTTGTTGAGGAGCCAGCAACACCGCTCTCTCCAAAACCACAACTCATTAGTAACGAAGATTTAAATGCCAGTCATCAAccatataaatttgaaaaatgtgttCGTGTACCTGTAATCACAGATAGCCATCCATTACAAACCACCGCTGAAGGATCTTCCCCAGCACTAGCTGGCCAGGAAGAGGTAACTGGCGGCAACGATGCCAATGTTAATGCCATTGAGAATTTAGATAACACATCATCAAACTCATCAAGCACTCTACACAATGAAAGCCCTTCGAAACGGCCCTCGTCTTTAAATGACTGCAATGGTAATCTTAATTCAGCCTCCGCCTCCTGTAATACATCTCCCCTACTCTCACCACCCATGCTAACCAGTGCAAATGTAGTAGAAATGGGAAATATGTCTGCAACACTACCACGAACAAAGCGAACAGCCGCAATGCAGGCATTCTACAATCGTGCATTAACTTTAGTTCCCAAAAGGCGGACACCAGATGGCacaaatatatattattggtgTGATCTATCGAAGAAGGCTTTACAAGGTGAAAATGGTTGTTATTTGTTCATGTTTCTTTATATACTATTAGAGTAGATGTTGGGATGTATGTATATACCACCATTGTAGTTGACAATAGAAGAAAGTGTTTGTCGTGTAATTTTTCACCACCATTGTTGgtcttatacaaatttttgtattcctTTTCTTCTTGCAGAATTAGATGATGGCGCTTATAATCCTCTATGGGCGAGTCGTGGTTTTGCACAATCTTTTCATTTTTGGAAGGAGAATCGTCGCCAGCAATCCACCCCATTAAATGCATTCCTCACATATGTTACATTGCCCTGGTGGAGCATAGCAAAAGGTaagtaattgaaattgaatatacCTTATACATGGCCTCAACGCCTGATACAAAGTAtccagacaaaaaaaaaaatgctatcgaTTACCCAGCTCTGACTGGTATTTGTTTTACCGCGAGTGTATATATGTAGGAGTGTCcacgggttaggttaggtatagtggcagcccgatatcttaggctcacttaggctcagttcattgtgataccggaGGTGGCGAAGAAAACTCTTCTCGATTCTATTTTAAGGGATTTGGAAAAGTGGAGATTGGATTCTTGTTTTGAGAAAGAAATCAAAGATAAAAAGATCATATGCGGAGCATTCGAtgatatattgaaaaaatgaaCGGCCCTCTTGAGAAGAAAACGGTGCTATTTCATCATGGTTATGCAAGTACACACCTTTCGCAAAGCCACAACCAATATGGTCCAATTGGGGAAGCAATTGCTGGATTCCCCTTATTGGGTCCTGAtgacggttgccatagttggtagaattctaccaaaaatggtggattttttactgtttggaaaattggtagaattcttgatgttttggtagattttgcaaaatatacctctccaaataagaggtacatcaattttctatagaaataaaattttgacaatatgttctatagaaataaaattttaacaatatgttctatagaaataaaattttgacaaaattttctatagaaataaaattttggcaaaattttctatagaaatgaaattttgacaaattttcctatagaaataaaattttgacaaaattgttcatagaaataaaattttgacaaaattttctatagaaataaaattttgacaacatttgctatagaaataaaattttgacaacattttctatagaaatcaaaattttgacaacattttctatagaaatcaaaattttaacaaaattttatatagaaataaaattttgacaaaattttctatagaaataaaattttgacaaaatcttctatagataaaattttgacaaaattttctataaaaataaaattttgacaacattttctatagaaatcaaaattttaacaaaattttatatagaaataaaattttgacaaaattttctatagaaataaaattttgacaaaattttctataaaaataaaatttttacaaaattttctatagaaataaaatgttgacaaaattttctatagtaaaaaaattttgacaaaat
Encoded here:
- the LOC142238196 gene encoding uncharacterized protein LOC142238196 isoform X1; protein product: MSLANAAGALLRPQTPLQQLLEDINFQRNKEMRQLLKDDSGFVVLQGTTYWTDLFVRHFLFQSEPVHSIDSDDLLFFVRKKHVKSSSRHMPKYETEVDVFRKDSRKLPIGDPDVDWEETVYLNMIIHQFDYTLTLAICTRTSPKELQVLRRHSQRVYASPSRRKMDTKGEGEEITYPHICFMVDNFDEVFSDILVRDGEMVCVELVANDKDGAVQGVIFLGSIRYDALKKVYDSRQSSLSSKVAQRMSFGLFGAGVQTRCEFVRMKGPQGKGHAEMAVTKPKGSGVETPTSEPGFCATDMWDEWEEENEDYCTYRHQRRLSDPSANLNNFSRYAWRTKTSSESAAGSAGSKARSENEGLDSLANELSEIEAGDLRDDLRPAFSASEAKLHTNPNCEEFQKHSIDAKLANASTTPENDPETLPLLKGNDQTTTTTNVDNKGPLDAKPSVISPPNTNPIQDAVEAVDITSPTSANGKTTGCGGNCFKSGGKKCKKRWISGGSEKSTPQMSQIYCPSCDDYANETPACLNKMPDKKSKIKPKTILSVESELVVTKRGSLKFTDRKPAATNIARCSSLTTADRKGKKPELVSSFKREKPKTKEKEKEKEKDKDLAKDRSKDKTSRTSSLLAKVSPKKLRSNRSSSGSITSTNDKTKSSNTQTTKKKKDLTDNGNSGEVQKVEKLKEEPPIELCQEYEIADDAISLNGGDVSQVSDNGGKMVILTETDSMITVRGKEELPVVEEPATPLSPKPQLISNEDLNASHQPYKFEKCVRVPVITDSHPLQTTAEGSSPALAGQEEVTGGNDANVNAIENLDNTSSNSSSTLHNESPSKRPSSLNDCNGNLNSASASCNTSPLLSPPMLTSANVVEMGNMSATLPRTKRTAAMQAFYNRALTLVPKRRTPDGTNIYYWCDLSKKALQELDDGAYNPLWASRGFAQSFHFWKENRRQQSTPLNAFLTYVTLPWWSIAKDLLDHRETPILTF